Proteins from a genomic interval of Synechococcus sp. A15-28:
- a CDS encoding CP12 domain-containing protein gives MKTIDEHIQKDQEEFLKALSEHNEGKVRHLTEELQWLLDHKKQFPNDSHDPSPLELFCEQNPDEPECLVYDD, from the coding sequence ATGAAAACCATCGACGAACACATCCAGAAGGATCAGGAGGAATTCCTGAAAGCCCTCTCGGAGCACAACGAGGGAAAGGTGCGCCATCTCACCGAAGAGCTGCAGTGGTTGCTGGATCACAAGAAGCAATTCCCCAACGACAGCCACGATCCATCACCGCTCGAATTGTTCTGTGAGCAGAACCCCGATGAGCCTGAGTGCCTGGTTTACGACGACTAA
- a CDS encoding DUF1499 domain-containing protein has product MTVVFALLAPLLMVFHLVGPVPSDLGVHDGKLSPCTTPAHCARQTWPSSSPEADFTSLVAYVMDMPRTEVVEQNDHYIHAEASSALFGFVDDLELLLDTSNGSIQARSVSRLGDSDLGVNAGRLGELQSLVSP; this is encoded by the coding sequence ATGACCGTGGTTTTCGCCCTGTTGGCTCCACTCCTGATGGTGTTTCACCTGGTGGGGCCTGTGCCATCCGATCTCGGTGTGCACGACGGCAAGCTGAGTCCCTGCACCACCCCTGCCCACTGCGCCCGACAGACCTGGCCCAGCAGCAGTCCTGAAGCGGATTTCACCTCCTTGGTGGCCTACGTGATGGACATGCCGCGCACCGAGGTGGTCGAGCAGAACGACCACTACATCCACGCTGAAGCGAGCAGTGCCCTCTTCGGTTTTGTGGACGACCTCGAATTGCTGCTGGATACCAGCAACGGCAGCATTCAGGCTCGCTCGGTGTCCCGTCTGGGCGATTCCGATCTGGGGGTCAACGCCGGGCGTCTGGGTGAACTGCAGTCACTGGTGAGCCCCTGA
- a CDS encoding DUF3303 domain-containing protein produces MQYYVCNGQIPTETQDEGYTAFIEYMDSGAAGDKFDGFELVARLHMPESGRVCVICKAADAKALFRHFMFWRSMFGLDFEYAPALTCAEMVEMQKEHNERLDDVD; encoded by the coding sequence ATGCAGTACTACGTCTGCAACGGGCAGATCCCGACTGAAACGCAGGATGAGGGCTACACGGCTTTCATCGAATACATGGATTCCGGTGCTGCGGGGGACAAGTTCGACGGTTTCGAACTGGTGGCTCGGCTGCACATGCCGGAGTCCGGACGGGTTTGCGTGATCTGCAAGGCCGCCGATGCCAAGGCCCTGTTCCGTCATTTCATGTTCTGGCGGTCCATGTTCGGACTCGATTTCGAGTACGCACCGGCCCTGACCTGCGCTGAGATGGTCGAAATGCAGAAGGAGCACAACGAGAGGCTGGACGACGTCGACTGA
- a CDS encoding nuclear transport factor 2 family protein: MIHPPLDTKALRRLFTKPYGEPGPTPDQWRAVYAEDVHFIDPTQERQGIEAYIKAQDGLIQRCDDVFLETSNVSITGELAFVEWRMGLKIKGVEFIYPGTTRLVFGDDGRIVKHRDYFDFVGPTFGPVPILGSLTRWIYERFVS; encoded by the coding sequence ATGATTCATCCACCCCTTGATACCAAAGCTCTCCGTAGGCTATTCACCAAACCCTATGGAGAGCCGGGTCCAACACCCGATCAATGGAGAGCGGTCTACGCCGAGGACGTTCACTTCATCGATCCAACCCAGGAACGGCAGGGTATTGAGGCTTACATCAAGGCGCAGGATGGATTGATTCAGCGGTGCGACGACGTCTTCCTCGAAACAAGCAATGTCTCCATCACTGGGGAGCTTGCCTTCGTGGAATGGCGAATGGGCCTCAAAATCAAGGGTGTGGAGTTCATCTACCCAGGGACCACTCGTCTTGTCTTTGGGGACGACGGCCGCATTGTCAAGCACCGGGACTACTTTGACTTTGTCGGTCCCACCTTTGGCCCGGTTCCAATTCTTGGGTCGCTGACGCGCTGGATTTACGAACGATTCGTATCTTGA
- a CDS encoding hemagglutinin → MRLNFIPIHVFRETPAVTFFDAGVSGSNGTDVVAHHSAATSPPDIDGSEQYYIHKHQIDHNLVLTGERVFTLLNPSWDQPHHVIHLVRAMGALQIPLGTYHRSVSEEDGSLVLNQSIRDPDFDYATEFIPVKLSEHRDLVDAKSNSPWVWTWRDGHICRHHSISGGNCVAVCDVQGA, encoded by the coding sequence ATGCGGTTGAACTTCATTCCCATTCATGTGTTTCGAGAGACGCCGGCTGTCACTTTTTTTGATGCAGGTGTCTCAGGAAGCAATGGCACCGATGTTGTGGCGCACCACAGTGCAGCAACCTCACCCCCTGATATCGACGGCTCAGAGCAGTACTACATCCACAAACATCAGATCGACCACAATCTGGTTCTGACCGGTGAACGGGTGTTCACTCTCTTGAATCCATCATGGGATCAGCCACACCACGTCATTCATCTTGTTCGCGCCATGGGGGCACTACAGATCCCCCTTGGAACGTATCACCGCTCCGTGTCCGAAGAGGACGGCAGCCTCGTGTTGAACCAATCCATACGGGATCCGGACTTCGACTACGCCACTGAATTCATCCCGGTCAAGCTCAGCGAGCATCGTGATCTGGTCGATGCAAAAAGCAATTCACCCTGGGTGTGGACCTGGCGCGATGGCCACATCTGTCGACATCACAGCATCAGCGGAGGGAACTGCGTTGCCGTCTGCGATGTCCAAGGCGCTTGA
- a CDS encoding DUF481 domain-containing protein: protein MALRSLPVVLTAALLAAPAAVAETVQLTLLNGDTINAELVPEESTDEVKVLVHPQLGRLEVSQDAIKPVEKPPAWTSTISGGINAGNKDGDGTFTANISGTSNYKSDTDRLKIQAGLNYSKNNDKGKPTEVKTDKGMANIRYDRFLNKTVTLYAKSDYQYNGLNDTGVNVVEGSVGVGFPLINTETTTFSLSLGPALHWNEGGNDCSSDEYCGNTYAGGSFITALSWAPNKSFKFNIDNTLSAMAADEIKPTNIFSAAVKFFPSFDSGLFTSLKFVSTYNSMTTPESDNRITGQVGFEF, encoded by the coding sequence ATGGCCCTGCGCTCCCTCCCTGTCGTTCTGACCGCTGCGCTTCTTGCTGCTCCAGCTGCAGTGGCAGAAACGGTCCAGCTCACACTCCTTAATGGCGACACCATCAATGCCGAGCTGGTTCCCGAGGAAAGCACTGATGAGGTGAAGGTGCTGGTGCATCCCCAACTCGGACGTCTGGAGGTGAGCCAGGACGCCATCAAGCCTGTCGAGAAGCCCCCCGCCTGGACGTCGACGATTTCAGGAGGCATCAACGCCGGCAATAAAGATGGAGATGGAACCTTTACAGCCAACATCAGCGGCACCAGCAACTACAAAAGTGACACCGACAGGTTGAAGATCCAAGCTGGCTTGAACTACAGCAAAAACAACGACAAGGGAAAACCGACTGAAGTCAAAACCGATAAGGGAATGGCAAACATTCGCTATGACCGCTTCCTGAACAAGACAGTCACTCTTTACGCGAAAAGCGACTATCAATACAACGGCTTGAATGATACCGGCGTCAACGTGGTCGAAGGCTCAGTCGGTGTCGGCTTTCCTCTGATCAACACCGAAACAACAACATTCTCGCTCTCACTTGGACCTGCATTGCATTGGAACGAGGGAGGCAATGATTGCAGCAGCGACGAGTACTGCGGAAACACCTACGCAGGTGGCAGCTTCATCACCGCACTCAGCTGGGCTCCGAACAAATCGTTCAAGTTCAATATTGATAACACCCTGTCGGCCATGGCGGCTGATGAAATCAAGCCGACGAATATATTCAGTGCCGCGGTCAAGTTCTTTCCGTCCTTCGACAGCGGTTTGTTCACCTCCCTTAAGTTTGTATCCACATACAACAGCATGACTACACCCGAAAGCGATAACCGCATCACCGGCCAGGTGGGCTTCGAGTTCTAA
- the rpsU gene encoding 30S ribosomal protein S21: MSQVTVGENEGIESALRRFKRSVAKAGIFSDLRRIRHHETPVEKYKRKLKQRSRNRRR, translated from the coding sequence ATGAGTCAGGTCACAGTCGGCGAAAACGAAGGGATCGAATCCGCGCTGCGTCGCTTCAAGCGCTCTGTGGCCAAGGCCGGCATCTTTTCCGACCTGCGTCGCATCCGCCACCACGAGACCCCCGTGGAGAAGTACAAGCGCAAACTGAAGCAGCGCTCCCGCAACCGCCGCCGCTGA
- a CDS encoding alpha/beta family hydrolase produces MPVEFISSGPVHAAGSLLLAHGAGVEALSPFMEFIANGLSDRDWRVHRFDFPYMVKRRLKGRTSPPDRPDVLLGAFRDAIDQLKPVQPLVIGGKSMGGRIASLLLDELHDISAVAAGVCLGYPFHPLGKPAQLRTQHLVEMTAPCLIVQGERDAMGRVEEVPGYGLSSAVRLQWIPDGDHSFTPRKRSGRSEEQNLELVIDHVHKFLQSVCC; encoded by the coding sequence ATGCCGGTTGAGTTCATCAGTTCCGGTCCCGTCCATGCGGCGGGATCGTTGCTGTTGGCCCACGGGGCCGGAGTCGAAGCTTTGTCTCCGTTTATGGAGTTCATCGCGAACGGCTTGTCCGATCGCGACTGGAGGGTTCATCGTTTTGATTTCCCTTACATGGTCAAACGGAGGCTGAAGGGACGAACGTCGCCCCCGGATCGACCAGATGTTCTTTTAGGCGCTTTTCGGGACGCCATTGATCAGCTCAAACCAGTGCAACCCCTGGTGATCGGTGGCAAGTCCATGGGGGGACGGATCGCCAGCCTGCTTCTGGACGAGTTGCACGACATCTCAGCCGTTGCAGCTGGAGTTTGTCTTGGCTACCCCTTCCACCCCCTGGGCAAGCCTGCACAGTTGCGGACCCAGCATCTGGTGGAGATGACCGCTCCCTGCCTGATCGTTCAAGGTGAGCGCGATGCGATGGGCCGCGTGGAGGAGGTGCCCGGATATGGCTTGAGTTCAGCCGTCAGGTTGCAGTGGATTCCCGATGGGGATCACAGCTTCACCCCTCGCAAGCGATCGGGGCGAAGCGAGGAACAGAACCTGGAGCTGGTGATTGACCATGTCCACAAGTTCCTCCAGTCGGTTTGTTGCTGA
- a CDS encoding early protein (E6), which translates to MPSSPRNRIGEIYGQLTVVRASERRTKAGNAYWWCRCSCGREREVPGDKLSLNTTRRKPIVDACETCSRERQVEGVCLKNDQEEKDRRSQAQLDRSKLKGVVPERWLTLPLTDAHARELGQTLFFRGTRCLRGHLAPYRINGGCQTCSGQTPSAGDWPQAKPTGS; encoded by the coding sequence ATGCCTTCTTCCCCTAGGAACCGTATCGGCGAGATCTACGGACAACTCACGGTGGTGCGGGCCTCGGAACGACGCACCAAGGCTGGCAATGCCTACTGGTGGTGCCGATGCTCCTGCGGCAGGGAACGGGAGGTCCCCGGAGACAAACTCTCCCTGAACACCACGCGCCGTAAACCGATCGTTGATGCCTGTGAAACCTGCTCCCGCGAACGACAGGTGGAAGGGGTCTGCCTCAAGAATGATCAAGAGGAGAAAGACCGCAGATCCCAGGCCCAGCTCGATCGCTCCAAGCTCAAGGGGGTGGTTCCTGAGCGGTGGTTGACGCTGCCCCTCACCGATGCCCATGCCAGGGAACTTGGGCAGACCTTGTTCTTCCGCGGCACGCGCTGCCTGCGGGGACATCTCGCCCCCTATCGCATCAACGGCGGCTGTCAGACTTGTTCGGGTCAGACGCCATCTGCGGGAGATTGGCCACAAGCCAAGCCCACAGGGTCATAA
- a CDS encoding chlorophyll a/b-binding protein translates to MADSAPKSRDDWYQDAAEAQIQSERMNRAELLNGRVAMLGFLIGLLTELITGQGIASQIGFGLLGIG, encoded by the coding sequence ATGGCTGACTCCGCTCCCAAGTCCCGCGACGATTGGTATCAGGATGCTGCAGAGGCCCAGATTCAGTCTGAGCGCATGAACCGCGCAGAGCTGCTCAACGGGCGTGTCGCCATGCTCGGCTTTTTGATTGGGCTGCTCACCGAGCTGATCACCGGTCAGGGCATTGCCAGCCAGATCGGCTTTGGGTTGCTGGGGATCGGCTGA
- a CDS encoding sulfite exporter TauE/SafE family protein: MPTLIVLTVIAVVANALSAFAGGGAGLVQLPALVLLGLPFASALATHKVASVALGIGAAGRHWRASSLNRNLSALVLLAGLPGVWLGANAVLSIPDNVATAALGLLTVGLGLYSARRSELGRTDNTTPLTQRTVVIGAAVLFVIGLLNGSLTSGTGLFVTLWLVRWFGLSYSRAVAHTLILVGLGWNGSGALVLGFSGEIHWPWLPALIAGSLIGGYLGAHLSLVRGSGMVKRAFEALALLMGASLLIRAFSPV; the protein is encoded by the coding sequence ATGCCCACGCTGATCGTTCTCACCGTGATCGCGGTGGTTGCCAACGCTCTATCGGCGTTTGCAGGTGGCGGGGCGGGCCTGGTGCAGTTGCCGGCATTGGTCTTGCTCGGACTGCCATTCGCATCAGCCCTCGCCACCCACAAGGTGGCCAGTGTTGCCCTGGGGATCGGCGCCGCAGGACGCCACTGGCGGGCCAGCAGCCTGAACCGGAATCTTTCAGCCCTGGTCCTGCTGGCTGGACTGCCCGGTGTCTGGCTCGGCGCCAACGCTGTTCTGTCCATCCCAGACAATGTCGCGACTGCAGCTCTGGGGTTGCTCACCGTTGGGCTTGGTCTGTATTCAGCGCGCCGGTCTGAGTTGGGCCGAACGGACAACACCACGCCTCTGACCCAAAGAACCGTTGTTATCGGAGCTGCGGTGCTGTTTGTGATCGGCCTGCTGAATGGATCGCTCACCTCGGGGACTGGACTGTTCGTGACCCTTTGGCTGGTCCGCTGGTTCGGGTTGAGCTACTCCCGAGCCGTCGCCCACACCCTGATCCTTGTTGGCCTGGGTTGGAACGGCAGTGGGGCGCTGGTTCTGGGATTCAGCGGCGAGATTCACTGGCCATGGCTGCCAGCGCTGATCGCAGGATCCCTGATCGGTGGCTACCTCGGAGCGCATCTGTCATTGGTCAGGGGAAGCGGGATGGTGAAACGAGCCTTTGAAGCTCTGGCCCTGCTGATGGGCGCATCACTGCTGATCCGTGCTTTCAGTCCGGTCTGA
- a CDS encoding glycosyl hydrolase family 57 — protein MSDLPPICGREAELMQLMQQQPPLWRDHSNLDLRAIRSGFACALHMHQPTIPAGANGALISHLQYMAEHQGEGDNHNAEPFAQCYRRLADLIPDLISQGCNPRIMLDYSGNLLWGVGQMGREDITGALNHLACDPEMQRHVEWLGTFWSHAVAPSTPIPDLKLQIIAWQHQFAEMFGDDALQRVRGFSPPEMHLPNHPDTLYQFILALKQCGYRWLLVQEHSVETLEGRALPQEQKYVPNRLMARNSAGETIGITALIKTQGSDTKLVGQMQPCYEAMGLERTTLAGQEIPPLVSQIADGENGGVMMNEFPPAYRQANERIRGEGNGTAAINGTEYLELLEAAGITSEAFPPIQAVHQQRLWQAVGDAINPETVESAIQKLESAGDGFSMEGASWTSNLSWVAGYDNVLEPMNDLSARFHQHFDAAVEDDPALTGSRRYQDALLHLLLLETSCFRYWGQGVWTDYARTLFRRGEILLQRMPHDSPETADSTDNDPLKNPR, from the coding sequence ATGTCCGACCTTCCGCCCATCTGCGGCCGTGAAGCTGAGCTGATGCAGCTGATGCAGCAACAGCCACCGCTCTGGCGTGACCACAGCAACCTTGATCTGCGTGCCATCCGCTCGGGATTCGCCTGTGCGCTGCACATGCATCAACCCACCATTCCTGCAGGAGCGAATGGCGCCCTGATCTCCCATCTCCAGTACATGGCGGAGCATCAGGGGGAGGGAGACAACCACAACGCTGAACCCTTCGCCCAGTGCTATCGCCGTCTCGCGGATCTGATCCCTGATCTCATCAGCCAGGGCTGCAACCCGCGAATCATGCTCGATTACTCGGGAAACCTGCTCTGGGGCGTGGGGCAGATGGGCCGTGAGGACATCACCGGAGCCCTGAACCATCTCGCCTGCGATCCCGAGATGCAGCGCCATGTGGAGTGGCTGGGAACCTTCTGGAGTCATGCCGTGGCTCCATCCACGCCGATTCCCGATCTGAAGCTGCAGATCATCGCGTGGCAGCACCAGTTCGCGGAGATGTTCGGGGATGACGCGTTGCAGCGGGTGAGGGGTTTCTCACCACCGGAGATGCATCTCCCCAACCATCCCGACACGCTCTACCAGTTCATCCTGGCCCTGAAGCAGTGCGGCTACCGGTGGCTGCTGGTGCAGGAACACAGTGTTGAAACCCTTGAAGGGAGGGCTTTGCCACAGGAGCAGAAATACGTGCCGAACCGGCTGATGGCACGCAACAGTGCCGGGGAGACCATCGGCATCACGGCCCTGATCAAAACCCAGGGCTCCGACACCAAACTCGTTGGCCAGATGCAACCTTGCTACGAGGCGATGGGGCTGGAACGCACAACGCTGGCGGGGCAGGAGATTCCCCCGCTGGTGAGCCAGATCGCCGACGGCGAAAACGGTGGCGTGATGATGAATGAATTCCCGCCCGCCTACCGCCAGGCCAACGAACGCATCCGGGGGGAGGGCAACGGCACCGCGGCCATCAACGGCACGGAATACCTGGAGTTGTTGGAGGCTGCAGGCATCACCAGCGAGGCGTTTCCCCCCATACAGGCGGTGCATCAGCAGAGGCTTTGGCAGGCCGTCGGCGACGCGATCAACCCGGAGACGGTCGAATCAGCCATTCAAAAGCTGGAGTCAGCCGGGGATGGTTTCTCGATGGAGGGGGCGTCCTGGACCAGCAACCTCAGCTGGGTCGCTGGTTACGACAACGTGCTCGAACCCATGAACGACCTGAGCGCTCGCTTCCATCAGCATTTCGATGCTGCGGTCGAGGACGATCCAGCCCTGACGGGCAGTCGCCGCTACCAAGACGCCCTGCTGCACCTGCTGTTGCTGGAGACCAGCTGCTTTCGCTACTGGGGGCAAGGCGTCTGGACCGACTACGCCAGAACGCTTTTTCGTCGTGGGGAGATTTTGTTGCAGCGGATGCCCCACGACAGTCCAGAGACGGCAGACTCCACAGACAATGACCCTCTGAAGAATCCCAGATGA
- a CDS encoding DUF2130 domain-containing protein: protein MHDIICPHCSKAFKVDEAGYADILKQVRDREFEQQLSKRLALAEQEKRNAIDLAMARKQTELQELEAQLRARDVKQELAVKEAVTNAEKQRDLLASELQQMRETGETAARMAETRFAKEIQTLTLQKEGELRDLRAQLEASGIQTKLAVTEALSGVEKERDELRNSLSQSELKHRLDTQSMKERYELKIHDRDQAIERLRDMKARLSTKMVGETLEQHCETEFNRIRAAAFPRAYFEKDNDARSGSKGDYIFRDSDEAENEIISIMFEMKNEADTTATKKKNEDFLKELDKDRREKGCEYAVLVSLLEPGSELYNSGIVDVSHRFSKTYVIRPQFFIPFITLLRNAALKSLEYKAELALVKAQNIDVTNFENDLEAFKTAFSRNYDLASRRFQTAIDEIDKSIDHLQKTKDALLGADRNLRLANDKAQDVSVKKLTRRNPTMAEKFAELHDQTST, encoded by the coding sequence ATGCACGACATCATCTGCCCGCACTGCAGCAAGGCGTTCAAGGTGGATGAGGCCGGCTATGCCGACATCCTCAAGCAGGTGCGTGACCGCGAGTTCGAGCAGCAACTGAGCAAACGACTGGCCCTGGCGGAGCAGGAGAAACGCAACGCCATCGACTTGGCCATGGCCAGAAAGCAGACGGAACTGCAGGAGCTGGAGGCTCAGTTGCGGGCCCGGGATGTCAAGCAGGAACTGGCGGTGAAGGAGGCCGTGACCAATGCGGAAAAGCAACGGGATCTTCTGGCCAGCGAACTGCAGCAGATGCGGGAGACCGGTGAAACTGCAGCGCGCATGGCAGAAACCCGCTTCGCCAAGGAGATTCAAACGCTCACCCTGCAGAAAGAGGGGGAGCTCCGCGATCTGAGAGCGCAGTTGGAGGCCAGCGGGATTCAGACCAAGCTGGCGGTGACCGAAGCCCTCAGCGGTGTCGAGAAGGAGCGGGACGAGCTCCGCAACAGCCTCAGCCAGAGCGAACTCAAACATCGCCTGGACACCCAGTCGATGAAGGAGCGCTACGAGCTGAAGATTCACGATCGGGATCAGGCGATTGAACGCCTGCGTGACATGAAGGCACGGCTCTCCACAAAGATGGTGGGGGAAACGTTGGAACAACACTGCGAAACGGAGTTCAATCGCATCCGGGCCGCAGCCTTCCCCCGGGCCTATTTCGAAAAGGACAACGACGCCCGCAGTGGCAGCAAAGGGGATTACATCTTCCGTGACAGCGACGAAGCCGAGAACGAAATCATCTCAATCATGTTTGAGATGAAGAATGAGGCCGACACCACAGCCACCAAAAAAAAGAACGAGGACTTTCTCAAGGAGCTGGACAAGGACAGACGTGAGAAAGGCTGTGAGTACGCCGTACTGGTTTCCCTGCTGGAACCGGGCAGCGAGTTGTACAACTCAGGAATTGTTGATGTCTCCCATCGTTTCAGCAAAACCTATGTGATCCGCCCGCAGTTCTTCATTCCCTTCATCACCCTGCTGCGCAACGCGGCCCTCAAATCACTGGAGTACAAAGCCGAGCTGGCACTGGTGAAGGCTCAGAACATTGATGTGACCAACTTCGAAAACGATCTTGAGGCGTTCAAGACGGCATTTTCCAGAAATTACGATCTCGCCTCCCGTCGCTTTCAAACGGCCATCGATGAAATCGATAAATCGATCGATCACCTGCAGAAAACAAAAGATGCTCTTCTCGGCGCCGATCGGAATCTGCGGCTTGCCAATGACAAGGCGCAGGATGTGTCGGTGAAGAAGCTGACGCGCCGCAACCCGACGATGGCGGAAAAATTCGCCGAGCTGCACGATCAGACTTCAACCTGA
- a CDS encoding cupin domain-containing protein yields the protein MLGLFNQQPEVCNVLGDSITLRLTTEQTDGKYSVAEFATPGGVGQPPHTHAWDETYLVLEGELNLNINGETTVVGTGGCYQVKAGVVHAPTPNGDFCRYVMVGQPGGVESVFKSLKANEKDLNDMAKVVEIVTKEGVNIAA from the coding sequence ATGCTCGGCCTGTTCAACCAGCAACCTGAGGTCTGCAACGTCCTGGGCGATTCCATCACCCTGCGCCTCACCACCGAGCAGACCGATGGGAAATACAGCGTCGCGGAATTCGCAACTCCCGGTGGTGTTGGGCAGCCTCCCCACACCCACGCCTGGGATGAGACCTATCTGGTTCTTGAAGGTGAGCTCAACCTCAACATCAACGGTGAAACCACCGTTGTCGGCACCGGCGGTTGCTACCAGGTGAAAGCCGGTGTGGTTCACGCTCCCACCCCCAACGGTGACTTCTGCCGTTACGTGATGGTCGGCCAGCCCGGCGGCGTGGAATCCGTGTTCAAGAGCCTCAAGGCCAACGAGAAGGACCTCAACGACATGGCCAAGGTGGTCGAAATCGTGACCAAGGAAGGGGTCAACATCGCCGCCTGA
- a CDS encoding DUF1993 domain-containing protein encodes MSRSFHAALVPPLVKNLSNLSHLLKRADAHAQDNGFPTEVLLTSRLYPDMFDCTRQVQIATDISRRGVARLSGCEAPVMDDNETTVQQLLERISRSVQFMESVDPMTLDGAEQRQIRLPIPASMGGGERVFEGEDFLRSFVLPNAYFHVSTAFAILRHNGVPIGKFDYLLGEEAP; translated from the coding sequence TTGTCGCGCTCTTTCCACGCCGCCCTGGTTCCACCCCTGGTGAAGAACCTCAGCAACCTCAGCCACCTGCTGAAACGGGCCGACGCCCATGCTCAGGACAACGGCTTCCCGACTGAGGTGTTGCTGACGAGTCGCCTCTACCCAGACATGTTCGATTGCACACGTCAGGTGCAGATCGCCACCGACATCTCCCGCCGGGGCGTGGCACGACTCTCGGGGTGCGAGGCCCCTGTGATGGACGACAACGAAACGACCGTGCAGCAACTGCTGGAGCGCATCAGCCGAAGCGTCCAATTCATGGAAAGCGTCGACCCGATGACCCTTGACGGAGCCGAACAGAGACAGATCCGACTCCCCATCCCAGCGAGCATGGGAGGTGGTGAGCGGGTGTTTGAAGGTGAGGACTTTCTGCGGTCCTTTGTGCTCCCGAATGCGTATTTCCACGTCAGCACCGCCTTCGCCATCCTTCGCCACAACGGAGTGCCGATCGGGAAATTCGATTACCTCCTGGGCGAGGAAGCTCCCTGA
- a CDS encoding DoxX family protein, which produces MIRLVLTRAIAADLGLLLLRVFTGSLLIHHGYEKLANIENFADAFVRPLHLPFPILLSYVAAFSEVIGSWLLITGLLTRMGAMAIAGTITVAIYHAIVTAGFNIYLLELLGLYFAAALAVLACGPGLFSIDELIARRFEAPAADSKETLEALAAKTPAITEAAATR; this is translated from the coding sequence ATGATCCGACTCGTCCTAACCCGCGCCATCGCGGCCGACCTGGGCCTCCTGCTTCTCCGTGTGTTCACCGGATCCCTGCTGATCCATCACGGTTACGAAAAGCTTGCCAATATTGAAAATTTTGCTGACGCCTTCGTGCGTCCTCTACATCTGCCCTTCCCCATCCTGCTGTCCTACGTGGCGGCTTTCTCGGAGGTGATCGGCAGCTGGCTGCTGATCACCGGTCTGCTGACCCGCATGGGCGCGATGGCCATTGCTGGAACGATCACGGTTGCGATCTACCACGCCATCGTGACCGCCGGTTTCAACATCTACCTGCTGGAGCTCCTGGGCCTCTACTTTGCAGCCGCCCTTGCGGTGCTCGCCTGCGGCCCTGGCCTGTTCTCCATCGATGAATTGATTGCCCGTCGCTTCGAGGCACCCGCTGCTGACAGCAAAGAGACCCTGGAAGCCCTTGCTGCCAAAACCCCAGCGATTACCGAGGCTGCAGCAACTCGTTGA